The sequence below is a genomic window from Thioclava nitratireducens.
CGGAACCCAATGATTATTGAGAAAAATTATGTAAACGCCGCCGCTTGCCCGACCTTCCGCCAGTACAACAGCCCGATCGCCAAAAGGCACCGGACTGCCGATTTCGGTGCCTTTGAACGGCGAGCTAAGGCCTGCGCCCTGCCCTGCGGCCCGGGATGAGCGCCCGGGCGCGCGGTTTCAGACCGCCATGCCGTCGGCGTCGAAGAACACCGTGCGGTCGGCCTCGAAGGCCAACCCAGAGACATCGCCCGGGCGCAGGTCGGTATCGCCCGCGACGCGCACATTGATCGCGCCCAGCGGTCCGCAATCGAACAGGATGAACGTATCGGCGCCCAGGAATTCCACCACATCGACGCGACCGTCGCATTGCCCCTCGCCCTCGGCCACGAGCGAGATATGCTCGGGCCGGATACCAAGCTGCGTGGTCTGCGGCGCGGGACACGCCCCGCTGCGCCCGCCTTCGAGGCTGTAGCGGCCATCCGAGACCGCGCAGGGCATCACGTTCATCTTCGGGCTGCCGATGAATTGCGCCACGAACAGGTTCGCGGGCTTCTCGTAAAGCTCGCGCGGGGTGCCGACCTGCGCGATCTTGCCATATTCCAGCACCACGATCCGGTCCGCCAGCGTCATCGCCTCGACCTGGTCATGGGTGACGTAGATCATCGTGCGCTTGAGATTGCGGTGCAGCCGCGCGATCTCAAGCCGCATCTCCACGCGCAGCGCCGCATCGAGGTTCGACAGCGGCTCGTCGAAAAGGAACGCGGTCGGGTCGCGCACGATCGAGCGCCCAATTGCCACGCGCTGACGCTGGCCGCCAGACAGGTCCTTGGGCCGCCGGTCGAGGAAGCTCTGCAGTTTCAGGATGTCCGCAGCCTCGTCGACCTTGGCGCGCCATTCGCCCTGCGGCGCCCCGGCCATCTTGAGCGAGAAGCCCATATTCTCGGCCACCGACATATGCGGATAGAGCGCGTAGGACTGGAACACCATCGCGAGGCCGCGCTTCGAGGGCGGCTGATCGGTGACATTCGCGCCGTCGATCTCGATCGCCCCGCGCGAGGTATCCTCAAGCCCGCCGATCATCCGCAGAAGCGTGGACTTGCCGCAGCCCGAGGGCCCCACGAAGACGACGAATTCGCCATCCTTGATCTCGAGGTCGATCCCCTTGATGACCTGCACCTCGCCGAACCATTTCTCGACACCGTTTAACGTGATCGAACCCATGTCAGCCCTCCTTGCCGGCCCAGGCGAGCCAGACGGCCGCCGTCCAGGTGAATGCCTTGCCGCCCGCAGCCGCGCCCGTCATCGGGTCGAAATACTCGACGAAACCGTAGCGCCCGATCACCTCGCGAGTGCGCTTGCGGACCTCTTCGCCAAGCGCGACGCCCCGTTCCGAGGCGCCCTCGCCGATCATCATGTTCATCATCCCCCAGGTCGGGCCGCGCCAGTAGCGCTTCGCGTCG
It includes:
- a CDS encoding ABC transporter ATP-binding protein, with the translated sequence MGSITLNGVEKWFGEVQVIKGIDLEIKDGEFVVFVGPSGCGKSTLLRMIGGLEDTSRGAIEIDGANVTDQPPSKRGLAMVFQSYALYPHMSVAENMGFSLKMAGAPQGEWRAKVDEAADILKLQSFLDRRPKDLSGGQRQRVAIGRSIVRDPTAFLFDEPLSNLDAALRVEMRLEIARLHRNLKRTMIYVTHDQVEAMTLADRIVVLEYGKIAQVGTPRELYEKPANLFVAQFIGSPKMNVMPCAVSDGRYSLEGGRSGACPAPQTTQLGIRPEHISLVAEGEGQCDGRVDVVEFLGADTFILFDCGPLGAINVRVAGDTDLRPGDVSGLAFEADRTVFFDADGMAV